A portion of the Burkholderia pseudomultivorans genome contains these proteins:
- the bamE gene encoding outer membrane protein assembly factor BamE domain-containing protein — protein sequence MIFRFRLLPVTLLAAALALTGCDDKQGEFDVQRIRDFFNAIKPAPLLLKGLKVGESTEADVRGTMGRPETERTFTDGSKRLEYPRGPMGNQTWFVDLDANGRYTGATQVLTADNFAKVRPGMTEDEVRRLLGKPGEVAQYPLKPETVWSWRWLEDGVNTDAFFNVHFGPDGLVYTTSRSDILKGR from the coding sequence ATGATCTTTCGTTTCCGGCTGCTTCCCGTGACGCTGCTGGCCGCTGCGCTGGCGCTGACCGGCTGCGACGACAAGCAAGGCGAGTTCGACGTGCAACGTATCAGGGACTTCTTCAACGCGATCAAGCCCGCGCCGCTGCTGCTCAAGGGGCTGAAGGTCGGCGAGTCGACCGAGGCCGACGTGCGCGGCACGATGGGCAGGCCCGAGACCGAGCGCACGTTTACCGACGGCTCGAAGCGGCTCGAATATCCGCGCGGCCCGATGGGCAACCAGACCTGGTTCGTCGACCTCGATGCGAACGGGCGCTACACGGGCGCGACGCAGGTGCTGACCGCCGACAATTTCGCGAAGGTGCGCCCCGGGATGACCGAGGACGAGGTGCGGCGGCTGCTCGGCAAGCCGGGCGAGGTCGCGCAGTATCCACTGAAGCCGGAGACGGTGTGGAGCTGGCGCTGGCTCGAGGACGGCGTGAACACCGACGCGTTCTTCAACGTCCATTTCGGCCCGGACGGGCTGGTCTACACGACGTCGCGCTCGGACATCCTGAAAGGGCGCTGA
- a CDS encoding ABC transporter permease, whose amino-acid sequence MFLYGFGPVLWAGTVQTIELSVLSLATAVALGLIGAVAKLSHNRVLRAIATGYTTLIRSVPDLVLMLLLFYSIQIWLNQFTDLVGWDQIDIDPFVAGVLTLGFIYGAYFTETFRGAFLSVPRGQLEAGAAYGMSGMRVFVRIMFPQMMRFALPGIGNNWQVLVKATALVSIIGLADVVKAAQDAGKSTFNMFFFILVAALIYLAITTVSNLVLIQLEKRYSMGVRHAEL is encoded by the coding sequence GTGTTCCTTTACGGCTTTGGCCCCGTCCTGTGGGCCGGCACCGTGCAGACCATCGAGCTGTCGGTCCTGTCGCTTGCCACTGCGGTGGCGCTGGGACTGATCGGCGCGGTGGCGAAGCTGTCGCACAACCGGGTGCTGCGAGCGATCGCGACCGGTTATACGACGCTGATCCGCTCGGTGCCGGATCTCGTCCTGATGCTGCTGCTGTTCTACAGCATCCAGATCTGGCTGAACCAGTTCACCGACCTCGTCGGCTGGGACCAGATCGACATCGATCCGTTCGTGGCCGGCGTGCTGACGCTCGGCTTCATCTACGGCGCGTACTTCACCGAGACCTTCCGCGGCGCGTTCCTGTCGGTGCCGCGCGGCCAGCTCGAAGCGGGCGCCGCGTACGGCATGAGCGGGATGCGCGTGTTCGTGCGGATCATGTTTCCGCAGATGATGCGCTTCGCGCTGCCGGGCATCGGCAACAACTGGCAGGTGCTCGTGAAGGCGACCGCGCTGGTGTCGATCATCGGTCTCGCGGACGTCGTGAAGGCCGCGCAGGACGCCGGCAAGAGCACCTTCAACATGTTCTTCTTCATTCTCGTCGCGGCGCTGATCTATCTGGCGATCACGACCGTTTCCAACCTCGTGCTGATCCAGCTCGAGAAGCGTTATTCCATGGGCGTGCGGCACGCAGAACTATGA